A window of Apium graveolens cultivar Ventura chromosome 8, ASM990537v1, whole genome shotgun sequence contains these coding sequences:
- the LOC141679588 gene encoding uncharacterized protein LOC141679588 translates to MSQYFKDSLAICRAIGHPSLFLTMTCNSKWPEIQEMLKFFSNVDYVDAPFNGNTYFDDCGFPVYRMRNTGTVINKKGINLDNQYVVPYNRDLLLWFQCHINLEICISSRSLKYLFKYCLKGHDTAIILLKNKSNKLGSEQTARSVKNLDEVKIFLDGRYVCACEASWRIFGFDIHHRSPSVKRLPIHFPGQKYLNFQSSTDLENVCNNATSKKSKLEALFVANSEFLQARNFTYSDFPTHFTWIKKTAKWKLRQRGDVVGRCKGALSFTQLRTIDGTIYDTFREAYGALGLLNNDKQWHDALEENAFSAMPTQIRAMCKILDKIHLILSEYEIQNYALAEIEKLLYDVEGKIVLPVAGSGIAATLLPGGRTTHSRFKISLKLDQSSITGIKHCTYIAELMQHTSLIIWNEAPMQHRYAFEAVDRSL, encoded by the exons ATGTCTCAATACTTTAAGGATTCCTTGGCGATATGTCGTGCAATTGGtcatccatccttatttctcacTATGACTTGCAACTCAAAGTGGCCAGAGATACAAGAAATGCTTAAATTTTTTTCCAACGTTGATTATGTTGATGCACC GTTTAATGGTAATACCTATTTTGACGATTGTGGTTTTCCTGTTTATCGGATGCGTAACACTGGTACAGTCATCAACAAAAAAGGGATCAACCTTGACAATCAATATGTAGTTCCATACAATCGAGATCTTCTGTTGTGGTTTCAGTGTCATATAAATCTGGAAATTTGCATAAGTTCAAGATCGTTGAAATATCTCTTCAAGTACTGTTTGAAGGGTCATGACACTGCTATAATATTGTTGAAGAATAAAAGTAACAAATTAGGGAGTGAACAAACTGCAAGATCCGTAAAGAATTTAGATGAGGTAAAGATTTTTCTTGATGGTAGATATGTTTGTGCATGTGAGGCATCCTGGAGGATTTTTGGGTTTGACATTCACCATCGTTCCCCAAGTGTTAAACGCTTACCAATACATTTTCCCGGTCAGAAGTACTTGAATTTTCAGAGTTCTACAGATTTGGAGAATGTGTGCAATAACGCGACTTCCAAAAAAAGTAAACTAGAGGCTTTGTTTGTAGCTAACAGTGAATTTCTACAAGCTCGAAATTTTACGTATTCTGACTTTCCCACCCATTTTACATGGATAAAGAAAACTGCTAAATGGAAGCTTAGACAAAGAGGTGATGTGGTTGGGAG ATGTAAAGGTGCTTTATCTTTCACTCAGCTACGCACTATTGATGGAACTATATATGATACATTTAGGGAAGCATATGGTGCTCTTGGTCTGTTGAATAATGATAAGCAGTGGCATGATGCTTTGGAAGAAAATGCATTCTCAGCTATGCCAACCCAAATTCGGGCTAT GTGCAAGATTTTAGATAAAATTCATTTAATATTGTCCGAGTATGAAATCCAGAACTATGCTTTAGCAG AGATTGAAAAGTTGTTATATGATGTTG AAGGAAAGATTGTTCTTCCTGTTGCAGGCTCAGGAATTGCTGCTACACTTCTTCCTGGTGGCCGAACAActcattctaggtttaaaatatCGCTTAAATTAGATCAAAGTTCTATTACTGGAATAAAACATTGTACATACATTGCAGAGTTGATGCAACACACAAGTCTTATAATATGGAATGAAGCTCCAATGCAGCATCGCTATGCATTTGAAGCCGTGGACAGAAGCTTGTGA
- the LOC141679587 gene encoding uncharacterized protein LOC141679587, which translates to MAVVDVEQGNRPFGGITVVFVGDFRQILPVQPKAGRAEIVNAPFNKSRLWKSCQVFLLSQNMRLHSGNSEARSKVITDFSKWQLEIGDGRVECIDTHRADVETEFVVPDEYEYLRSRSILTPINVVVDEINAQILERVLGNVHTYLSQESIKDRGVDDNDFNSSFPVEYLNSINMSCMPKHELKVKVGAVIMLMRNLNQIMGLCNEGLHILIDDDNGKSTNITSNVVFEEIFYNLPKL; encoded by the exons ATGGCTGTCGTTGATGTAGAACAAGGAAATAGACCCTTTGGTGGTATTACAGTTGTTTTTGTTGGCGATTTTCGACAGATATTACCTGTTCAGCCTAAGGCTGGAAGGGCTGAAATAGTGAATGCACCATTTAACAAATCTCGGCTTTGGAAATCTTGCCAGGTCTTTCTTCTCAGTCAGAACATGAGATTACATTCAGGTAATTCTGAAGCTAGAAGTAAAGTAATAACTGACTTTAGTAAATGGCAACTTGAGATTGGAGACGGAAGAGTTGAATGCATTGATACTCATCGTGCAGATGTTGAAACTGAGTTTGTAGTTCCTGATGAATAT GAGTATCTGAGATCGAGATCTATTTTGACTCCAATAAATGTTGTAGTTGATGAAATCAATGCACAAATTCTTGAAAGAGTTCTGGGTAATGTGCATACTTATCTCAGCCAAGAGTCAATTAAAGACAGGGGTGTTGACGATAATGACTTTAATTCATCATTTCCAGTTGAGTATCTGAACTCCATAAATATGTCATGTATGCCTAAACATGAGTTGAAAGTAAAGGTTGGAGCTGTTATTATGTTGATGAGGAATTTAAATCAGATTATGGGTCTATGCAATG AAGGACTACATATTCTTATTGATGACGATAATGGGAAAAGCACAAATATAACATCAAATGTTGTGTTTGAAGAAATTTTCTACAACCTTCCTAAATTGTGA